A single Triticum dicoccoides isolate Atlit2015 ecotype Zavitan chromosome 2A, WEW_v2.0, whole genome shotgun sequence DNA region contains:
- the LOC119356345 gene encoding transcription factor EAT1-like isoform X2 — protein sequence MIVGGDYFEGSHDHNLMTGSLTHDSSLAPKCNDNTNIELQRFKVQSFSADILSDSTNLSSEAARAINHLQHQLGIGLEQDMRPVETATWDTSICTIQDQIINHQLSEDPQNILVQQQIQQYDPALYPNSGYTPAPDLLNLLHCTVAPVFPATASVFGDTALSGGTNYLDLNGEFTGVAAIPDSGLMYTSDPALQLGYHAAQSHALNDICHSLPQNYGLFPSEDERDAMLGVGSVGGDLFQDMDDRQFDTVLEGRRGKGEFGKGKGKANFATERERREQLNVKYKTLRMLFPNPTKNDRASVVGDAIEYIDELNRTVKELKILVEQKWHGTNRRKIRKLDEEAAADGESSSMRPIRDEQDNQLDGAIRSSWVQRRSRECHVDVRIVENEINIKLTEKKKTNSSLLHVAKVLDEFHLEIIHVVGGIIGDHYIFMFNTKVSEGSSIYACAVAKRILQAVDAQHQALDIFN from the exons ATGATTGTTGGAGGTGACTATTTTGAAGGTTCCCATGATCACAATCTCATGACAGGATCTTTGACCCATGATTCTTCTCTGGCTCCTAAATGCAACGACAACACAAATATTGAGCTACAGAGATTCAAGGTGCAGTCGTTTTCTGCAGATATCCTTTCTGATTCGACCAATCTTTCTTCTGAAGCTGCAAGAGCAATCAACCACCTTCAGCATCAACTAGGAATTGGTTTGGAGCAGGATATGCGACCAGTGGAAACTGCAACCTGGGATACTTCTATCTGCACCATTCAAGACCAAATAATCAACCATCAGCTTAGCGAAGATCCACAAAACATATTGGTGCAACAACAGATTCAACAGTATGATCCTGCGCTTTATCCAAACAGTGGTTACACACCAGCACCTGATCTCTTAAACCTTCTCCACTGCACTGTGGCTCCAGTGTTCCCTGCAACAGCATCAGTCTTTGGTGATACAGCACTAAGTGGTGGTACCAACTATTTGGATCTTAATGGTGAGTTTACAGGAGTGGCAGCAATTCCTGACAGTGGATTAATGTACACTAGTGATCCGGCATTGCAGTTAGGGTACCATGCTGCCCAGTCTCACGCACTAAACGATATCTGCCATTCACTGCCGCAAAATTATGGGCTGTTCCCCAGTGAGGATGAAAGAGATGCCATGCTTGGGGTTGGAAGTGTCGGAGGAGATCTTTTTCAGGATATGGATGACAGGCAATTTGATACTGTACTGGAGGGCAGAAGAGGGAAGGGTGAGTTCGGAAAGGGAAAAGGAAAAGCTAACTttgcgacagagagagagaggagggaacaGCTAAATGTGAAGTATAAGACTTTAAGAATGCTCTTCCCCAATCCTACCAAG AATGACAGGGCTTCAGTAGTAGGTGATGCCATTGAATACATAGATGAGCTGAATCGAACAGTGAAGGAACTGAAGATCCTAGTGGAACAGAAGTGGCATGGGACTAATAGGAGAAAGATAAGAAAGTTGGATGAAGAGGCCGCTGCTGATGGTGAAAGCTCATCGATGAGGCCAATAAGGGATGAGCAAGACAATCAGCTTGATGGGGCCATAAGAAGCTCATGGGTTCAGAGGAGGTCCAGGGAGTGCCATGTTGATGTTCGCATAGTGGAAAATGAAATAAACATCAAGCTCACAGAAAAGAAGAAGACCAACTCCTCCCTGCTTCATGTTGCAAAGGTTCTTGATGAATTCCATCTTGAGATCATCCATGTGGTTGGAGGGATTATTGGTGATCACTACATATTCATGTTTAACACTAAG
- the LOC119356345 gene encoding transcription factor EAT1-like isoform X1: protein MGLLYTEEQTATLHSLKLHGSTSFATTKTARPTAISTSDRILSAAAAFLLSHFFPLIWIEGARHCFVKMIVGGDYFEGSHDHNLMTGSLTHDSSLAPKCNDNTNIELQRFKVQSFSADILSDSTNLSSEAARAINHLQHQLGIGLEQDMRPVETATWDTSICTIQDQIINHQLSEDPQNILVQQQIQQYDPALYPNSGYTPAPDLLNLLHCTVAPVFPATASVFGDTALSGGTNYLDLNGEFTGVAAIPDSGLMYTSDPALQLGYHAAQSHALNDICHSLPQNYGLFPSEDERDAMLGVGSVGGDLFQDMDDRQFDTVLEGRRGKGEFGKGKGKANFATERERREQLNVKYKTLRMLFPNPTKNDRASVVGDAIEYIDELNRTVKELKILVEQKWHGTNRRKIRKLDEEAAADGESSSMRPIRDEQDNQLDGAIRSSWVQRRSRECHVDVRIVENEINIKLTEKKKTNSSLLHVAKVLDEFHLEIIHVVGGIIGDHYIFMFNTKVSEGSSIYACAVAKRILQAVDAQHQALDIFN, encoded by the exons ATGGGACTTCTCTACACGGAAGAACAGACAGCCACATTGCATAGCTTAAAACTCCACGGCTCTACCTCTTTTGCAACAACCAAAACAGCCAGGCCAACTGCAATTTCCACATCCGATCGAATTCTATCTGCTGCTGCTGCATTCCTGTTGAGTCATTTTTTCCCCTTA ATTTGGATTGAAGGTGCCAGGCACTGTTTCGTCAAAATGATTGTTGGAGGTGACTATTTTGAAGGTTCCCATGATCACAATCTCATGACAGGATCTTTGACCCATGATTCTTCTCTGGCTCCTAAATGCAACGACAACACAAATATTGAGCTACAGAGATTCAAGGTGCAGTCGTTTTCTGCAGATATCCTTTCTGATTCGACCAATCTTTCTTCTGAAGCTGCAAGAGCAATCAACCACCTTCAGCATCAACTAGGAATTGGTTTGGAGCAGGATATGCGACCAGTGGAAACTGCAACCTGGGATACTTCTATCTGCACCATTCAAGACCAAATAATCAACCATCAGCTTAGCGAAGATCCACAAAACATATTGGTGCAACAACAGATTCAACAGTATGATCCTGCGCTTTATCCAAACAGTGGTTACACACCAGCACCTGATCTCTTAAACCTTCTCCACTGCACTGTGGCTCCAGTGTTCCCTGCAACAGCATCAGTCTTTGGTGATACAGCACTAAGTGGTGGTACCAACTATTTGGATCTTAATGGTGAGTTTACAGGAGTGGCAGCAATTCCTGACAGTGGATTAATGTACACTAGTGATCCGGCATTGCAGTTAGGGTACCATGCTGCCCAGTCTCACGCACTAAACGATATCTGCCATTCACTGCCGCAAAATTATGGGCTGTTCCCCAGTGAGGATGAAAGAGATGCCATGCTTGGGGTTGGAAGTGTCGGAGGAGATCTTTTTCAGGATATGGATGACAGGCAATTTGATACTGTACTGGAGGGCAGAAGAGGGAAGGGTGAGTTCGGAAAGGGAAAAGGAAAAGCTAACTttgcgacagagagagagaggagggaacaGCTAAATGTGAAGTATAAGACTTTAAGAATGCTCTTCCCCAATCCTACCAAG AATGACAGGGCTTCAGTAGTAGGTGATGCCATTGAATACATAGATGAGCTGAATCGAACAGTGAAGGAACTGAAGATCCTAGTGGAACAGAAGTGGCATGGGACTAATAGGAGAAAGATAAGAAAGTTGGATGAAGAGGCCGCTGCTGATGGTGAAAGCTCATCGATGAGGCCAATAAGGGATGAGCAAGACAATCAGCTTGATGGGGCCATAAGAAGCTCATGGGTTCAGAGGAGGTCCAGGGAGTGCCATGTTGATGTTCGCATAGTGGAAAATGAAATAAACATCAAGCTCACAGAAAAGAAGAAGACCAACTCCTCCCTGCTTCATGTTGCAAAGGTTCTTGATGAATTCCATCTTGAGATCATCCATGTGGTTGGAGGGATTATTGGTGATCACTACATATTCATGTTTAACACTAAG